In one Lolium rigidum isolate FL_2022 chromosome 3, APGP_CSIRO_Lrig_0.1, whole genome shotgun sequence genomic region, the following are encoded:
- the LOC124702130 gene encoding ankyrin repeat-containing protein ITN1-like, producing MAVDSDRGEGDLEIGLASPGSEGGASPLGRRALESCLSGKRLDQSPSRLARRPGLVMSSSGKRLDQSASPSRPVLVMSHSSNRLDHQPSPSPASSPTPSKGPALVMSRSSNRLDHSPSPSPRAAPPVLVLSNSGKRMDRKKYVKQVTGRHNDTELHLAAQRGDLDAVRQIIAEIDAQMTGTGEDFDTEVAEIRAAVVNEANQVEETALLIAAEKGFIDIVRELLKHSDKDSLARKNKSGFDALHVAAKEGHRDIVKVLLDHDPSLGKTFGQSNVTPLITAAIRGHLEVVNLLLERVSGLVELSKANGKNALHFAARQGHVEIVKALLECDRQLARRTDKKGQTALHMAVKGTSAGVVKALVNADPAIVMLPDRNGNLALHVATRKKRSEIVNELLLLPDMNVNALTRDRKTAFDIAEGLPLSEESAEIKDCLSRAGAVRANDLNQPRDELRKTVTEIKKDVHTQLEQARKTNKNVYGIAKELRKLHREGINNATNSVTVVAVLFATVAFAAIFTVPGGNNDKGEAIVVHAVSFKVFFIFNAIALFTSLAVVVVQITLVRGETKAERRVVEVINKLMWLASVCTTVAFISSSYIVVGRRFKWAAILVTVIGGVIMAGVLGTMTYYVVKSKRTRYIRKKVKSTRRSGSNSWQHNSESDSEIDRIYAI from the exons atggccgtcGATTCCGACAGAG GTGAGGGGGATTTGGAGATTGGGCTGGCGTCGCCGGGGTCGGAGGGCGGGGCTTCGCCGCTGGGCAGGCGGGCGCTCGAGTCCTGCCTCTCCGGGAAGCGGCTCGACCAGTCGCCGTCGCGCCTCGCCCGGCGGCCCGGGCTAGTCATGTCCAGCTCCGGGAAGCGGCTGGACCAGTCGGCCTCCCCCTCCCGCCCGGTGCTGGTCATGTCCCACTCCAGCAACCGCCTCGACCACCAGCCCTCGCCCTCGCCCGCCTCCTCCCCGACGCCCTCCAAGGGCCCGGCGCTCGTCATGTCGCGCTCCAGCAACCGCCTCGACCACTCCCCGTCCCCCTcccccagggccgcgccgcccgtgctcGTGCTCTCCAACTCGGGGAAGCGCATGGACCGCAAGAAGTACGTCAAGCAGGTCACCGGCCGCCACAACGACACGGAGCTCCACCTCGCCGCGCAGCGCGGGGACCTCGACGCCGTGCGCCAGATCATCGCCGAGATCGACGCGCAGATGACCGGCACGGGGGAGGACTTCGACACCGAGGTCGCcgagatccgcgccgccgtcgtCAACGAGGCCAACCAGGTCGAGGAGACCGCGCTGCTCATCGCGGCAGAGAAGGGATTCATCGACATCGTCCGAGAGCTGCTCAAACACTCGGACAAGGACAGCCTTGCCAGGAAGAACAAATCAGGGTTCGATGCGCTGCACGTCGCCGCCAAGGAAGGACACCGAG ATATTGTGAAGGTACTCCTGGACCATGATCCTTCCCTTGGGAAAACCTTTGGCCAGTCAAATGTGACTCCACTGATAACAGCGGCGATCAGAGGCCACCTCGAAGTAGTGAACCTTCTGCTCGAGCGGGTTTCGGGGCTGGTTGAACTATCAAAGGCGAACGGAAAGAACGCATTGCATTTCGCTGCCCGTCAGGGTCATGTTGAAATAGTTAAGGCTTTGCTAGAATGCGACCGTCAGCTTGCTCGGAGGACTGATAAGAAAGGACAGACTGCTTTGCACATGGCGGTTAAAGGGACGAGCGCTGGGGTTGTCAAAGCACTCGTGAACGCTGATCCGGCCATAGTTATGCTACCTGACAGAAACGGCAACTTAGCTTTGCATGTCGCCACCAGGAAGAAAAGATCAGAG ATTGTGAATGAGCTTCTGCTTCTTCCGGACATGAACGTGAATGCGCTGACTAGGGATCGCAAGACTGCATTCGACATAGCAGAGGGCCTTCCGCTGTCAGAGGAGTCTGCAGAGATCAAGGATTGTTTATCCCGTGCTGGTGCAGTGAGAGCAAATGATCTGAATCAGCCCCGTGATGAGCTCAGGAAAACTGTGACTGAGATCAAGAAGGATGTACACACTCAACTTGAGCAAGCCAGAAAGACCAACAAAAATGTATATGGCATAGCAAAGGAGCTGAGGAAACTCCACAGGGAAGGCATCAACAATGCGACCAACTCCGTCACGGTCGTGGCCGTGCTCTTCGCTACGGTTGCATTTGCTGCGATCTTCACAGTGCCAGGCGGCAACAACGATAAGGGCGAAGCAATAGTTGTGCACGCGGTATCCTTCAAGGTCTTCTTCATCTTCAACGCCATCGCCTTGTTCACATCATTGGCAGTAGTGGTGGTCCAGATAACACTTGTTAGGGGTGAGACCAAAGCAGAGAGGCGAGTGGTGGAGGTGATCAACAAGCTGATGTGGCTGGCTTCTGTGTGCACCACCGTGGCATTCATATCCTCATCTTACATAGTGGTGGGCCGGCGCTTCAAGTGGGCGGCGATCCTGGTGACGGTCATAGGTGGGGTGATCATGGCTGGTGTGCTTGGCACAATGACATACTATGTGGTGAAATCCAAGCGCACGCGGTATATCAGGAAGAAGGTGAAATCGACGAGGCGGAGCGGCTCAAACTCATGGCAACACAACTCAGAATCAGACTCCGAGATAGACCGGATATACGCCATCTGA